In Felis catus isolate Fca126 chromosome E1, F.catus_Fca126_mat1.0, whole genome shotgun sequence, the following proteins share a genomic window:
- the TMEM220 gene encoding transmembrane protein 220 isoform X2, giving the protein MAPAAGRWAPGLWRACNGLMAAFFALAALVQVNDPDAELWMVVYMIPAVLTLLVGLNPLVTGTNPGFCREIQQIRLLIIMTDSQEKHGAVQVFSFLMMRGANSNLGHPHHLQATSFGRVSLQYTHSCVSCGLSAWRATSGFIHNRTSYMRKKAGIQLVEEFSWLLPL; this is encoded by the exons ATGGCGCCTGCAGCGGGACGCTGGGCCCCCGGCCTGTGGCGGGCCTGCAACGGGCTCATGGCCGCCTTCTTCGCGCTGGCGGCCTTGGTGCAG GTGAACGATCCAGATGCAGAACTGTGGATG GTGGTGTACATGATCCCTGCTGTGCTGACCTTGCTTGTTGGACTTAACCCCCTTGTCACGGGTACGAACCCTGGATTCTGCAGGGAGATACAGCAGATCAGACTTCTTATAATAATGACAGACTCCCAGGAGAAACACGGGGCTGTCCAGGTCTTCTCGTTTCTGATGATGAGAGGGGCTAATTCTAATCTAGGTCACCCACACCATCTGCAG GCAACATCATTTGGAAGAGTATCTCTGCAATACACACATTCCTGTGTATCGTGTGGGCTGTCGGCTTGGCGGGCCACCTCTGGCTTCATTCACAACAGAACGTCTTACATGAGGAAGAAGGCAG